The following coding sequences are from one Leptospira mayottensis 200901116 window:
- a CDS encoding adenylate/guanylate cyclase domain-containing protein yields MEPKDFNSFFENEFQLLSEVNEILDKKEPLEQEALLKELKKIREAYESLLKQSSKLMKIGDSTQNRLIKTQTELQDSNQRLASSYQNLKQLSEIGQMITASLEPKIILTSVYENTKSMLSIDILAFGIIEEGKNEIKYKFNLIEGRYTPAPSVDSLTEGNPSSFCYHNNQELITNDLEKDFPQYISTIQKHFGEKISSVVYLPLKVEERFIGILTIQSYNKNEFNENKLNILRTLANYVAIGVDNADAYKTLSKRNRELKDSLEEINMLNKGLEKERQKSESLLLNILPKSTAERLKAGESVIADYIKKSTVLFADIVGFSKLSTQIPTPNQLVEILNQIFTCFDDIASKYHLEKIKTIGDCYMMAGGIPIVTEDHAEKIALAAIDMIQGLKNLQKSWKYEFNIRIGIHTGDVVAGVIGKNKFVYDLWGDSVNTASRMESHGEPGKIHCSQMVYDSLKDLFTFEDRGIIEVKGKGPMRTFFLLGKK; encoded by the coding sequence ATGGAACCTAAGGACTTCAATTCTTTTTTTGAAAACGAATTTCAATTATTAAGCGAAGTCAATGAAATCTTAGATAAAAAAGAACCCCTTGAACAGGAAGCTCTTTTAAAAGAGCTGAAAAAAATCAGAGAGGCTTACGAATCTCTTTTAAAGCAGTCTTCCAAACTCATGAAGATCGGGGATTCTACTCAGAATCGTCTGATTAAAACTCAAACGGAACTGCAGGATTCCAATCAAAGACTTGCATCTTCCTATCAGAATCTAAAGCAGTTAAGCGAAATCGGCCAGATGATCACCGCCAGTCTAGAACCCAAGATCATCCTGACTTCTGTATATGAAAACACGAAGTCCATGCTCTCCATAGATATTCTCGCATTCGGGATCATTGAAGAAGGCAAAAACGAAATCAAATATAAATTCAATTTGATCGAAGGACGTTATACTCCCGCGCCTTCGGTGGATTCTCTTACCGAAGGTAATCCCTCTTCCTTTTGTTATCATAACAATCAAGAATTGATTACGAACGATTTAGAAAAGGATTTTCCTCAGTATATTTCTACCATTCAAAAACATTTCGGAGAAAAGATAAGTTCGGTGGTTTATCTTCCTTTGAAGGTAGAAGAAAGATTCATCGGAATTCTTACGATCCAGAGCTACAACAAAAACGAATTCAACGAAAACAAACTCAATATTTTAAGGACTCTTGCCAATTACGTCGCGATCGGAGTGGATAACGCAGACGCATACAAGACCCTTTCCAAAAGAAACCGCGAACTCAAAGATTCTTTGGAAGAAATTAATATGTTAAACAAAGGTTTGGAAAAAGAAAGACAAAAGTCGGAAAGTCTTTTGCTCAATATCCTTCCTAAATCGACCGCAGAAAGATTAAAAGCTGGGGAAAGCGTAATCGCGGATTACATTAAGAAGTCCACGGTTCTGTTTGCGGATATAGTCGGTTTTTCCAAACTCTCCACACAAATCCCAACCCCAAACCAGCTGGTTGAAATTTTGAACCAAATCTTCACTTGTTTCGATGACATCGCAAGCAAATACCATCTCGAAAAAATCAAAACAATTGGCGATTGTTATATGATGGCGGGCGGAATTCCAATCGTAACCGAAGATCACGCCGAAAAAATCGCGTTAGCCGCAATTGATATGATCCAAGGTCTTAAAAATCTTCAAAAATCTTGGAAATACGAATTTAATATTCGAATCGGCATACATACAGGAGACGTAGTCGCTGGGGTAATCGGTAAAAATAAATTCGTTTACGATCTTTGGGGCGATTCCGTGAACACGGCTTCTAGAATGGAATCCCACGGAGAACCCGGCAAAATACATTGCTCTCAAATGGTTTACGATTCCCTTAAGGACTTATTCACATTTGAAGATAGGGGTATCATCGAAGTCAAAGGTAAAGGCCCAATGAGAACTTTTTTTCTTTTAGGTAAAAAGTAA